The Chiloscyllium punctatum isolate Juve2018m chromosome 2, sChiPun1.3, whole genome shotgun sequence genome has a window encoding:
- the fktn gene encoding ribitol-5-phosphate transferase FKTN isoform X2, which produces MPRINKTIILTLLTVISFIFLLFQLYYYKEYFSSKNGSYVSDSKESYSMEDSVHWKVVKKFLDLASIHNIPLYLIDPLVLGRMNENIQNENPDSRLNCKYLCIPRGFTTFALLDKFWKNDVFLKKEAEEEGFQWMELSGKDPRLAGMGDLSGTEIPLHCIFKLQNHAIHLVVFYERSGHFLWHGQLRLKQNMDKNFVHFRKLHFGRYPGAYSKPNLHLASIDGLQIQVPKQIANFLEEVSQSRFVECRYKEARMFYQVYPEDTSQDAMEFKKKAKDLLHLAAKTLNGEEVPFWLSSGTCLGWFRQCNIIPYSKDVDLGIFIKDYKVDIITAFQRAGLPLKHKFGKEDDSLELSFQAADVKLDIFFFYEEDDYVWNGGTQAKTGKKFNAYGSLLIWVWIKNNSTLIISESECWRNSAGLAASVEKVLKFVSSMIILQNWNTYFLNLPCAGLNFWS; this is translated from the exons ATGCCTCGAATCAATAAGACCATCATTTTGACCCTGCTAACTGTGATAAGTTTCATATTTCTGTTGTTTCAGCTGTATTATTATAAAGAGTACTTTTCATCAAAG AATGGGTCATATGTTTCTGATTCCAAAGAAAGTTATTCCATGGAAGATAGTGTGCATTGG AAAGTGGTCAAAAAGTTTCTTGATTTGGCATCGATCCACAACATTCCTTTATATCTTATTGATCCACTGGTTTTGGGACGGATGAATGAGAATATTCAGAATGAAAATCCCGACAGTAGGTTGAATTGCAAGTATTTGTGTATTCCCAGAGGGTTCACCACGTTTGCATTATTGGACAAATTTTGGAAAAATGAT GTGTTTCTGAAGAAAGAAGCTGAAGAGGAGGGTTTTCAATGGATGGAGTTGAGTGGTAAAGATCCACGACTAGCTGGAATGGGTGATCTCTCTGGTACAGAAATTCCATTGCACTGCATCTTTAAGCTACAGAATCATGCCATCCACTTGGTGGTATTTTATGAAAGGAGTGGCCATTTCCTATGGCATGGGCAACTGCGGCTCAAGCAAAATATGGATAAAAATTTTGTCCATTTCCGCAAGCTACATTTTGGACGTTACCCTGGAGCCTATAGCAA ACCTAATCTACACCTGGCTTCAATTGATGGACTACAAATCCAAGTTCCTAAGCAAATAGCCAACTTTCTAGAAGAGGTTTCacaatctaggtttgttgaaTGCAGATACAAGGAAGCAAGAATGTTTTATCAG GTGTACCCTGAGGACACATCACAAGATgctatggaatttaaaaaaaaggcaaaGGATTTGCTTCACCTGGCTGCCAAGACTTTGAATGGAGAGGAAGTGCCATTCTGGCTCAGCAGTGGAACATGCCTAG GATGGTTCAGacaatgcaatatcattccatacAGTAAAGATGTGGACTTGGGAATATTCATAAAGGATTATAAAGTTGATATTATCACAGCATTCCAGAGGGCAGGACTGCCACTGAAACATAAGTTTGGTAAA GAAGATGACAGCCTGGAGCTTTCTTTTCAGGCAGCAGATGTGAAATTAGATATATTCTTTTTCTATGAAGAGGATGATTACGTGTGGAACGGAGGAACCCAGGCGAAAACCGGCAAAAAATTCAA TGCTTATGGGTCTCTTCTGATTTGGGTGTGGATCAAGAACAACAGTACCCTAATCATTTCTGAgtcagagtgctggagaaactcagcaggtctggcagcatctgttgagaaagTGTTAAAGTTTGTGTCCAGTATGatcattcttcagaactgga ATACATATTTCCTAAATTTACCTTGTGCTGGACTGAATTTCTGGAGCTGA
- the fktn gene encoding ribitol-5-phosphate transferase FKTN isoform X1, producing the protein MPRINKTIILTLLTVISFIFLLFQLYYYKEYFSSKNGSYVSDSKESYSMEDSVHWKVVKKFLDLASIHNIPLYLIDPLVLGRMNENIQNENPDSRLNCKYLCIPRGFTTFALLDKFWKNDVFLKKEAEEEGFQWMELSGKDPRLAGMGDLSGTEIPLHCIFKLQNHAIHLVVFYERSGHFLWHGQLRLKQNMDKNFVHFRKLHFGRYPGAYSKPNLHLASIDGLQIQVPKQIANFLEEVSQSRFVECRYKEARMFYQVYPEDTSQDAMEFKKKAKDLLHLAAKTLNGEEVPFWLSSGTCLGWFRQCNIIPYSKDVDLGIFIKDYKVDIITAFQRAGLPLKHKFGKEDDSLELSFQAADVKLDIFFFYEEDDYVWNGGTQAKTGKKFKYIFPKFTLCWTEFLELKVQVPCKTLLYVEANYGKNWAIPISNWDWKSSPANVQENGIWPIQDWDEVIQIH; encoded by the exons ATGCCTCGAATCAATAAGACCATCATTTTGACCCTGCTAACTGTGATAAGTTTCATATTTCTGTTGTTTCAGCTGTATTATTATAAAGAGTACTTTTCATCAAAG AATGGGTCATATGTTTCTGATTCCAAAGAAAGTTATTCCATGGAAGATAGTGTGCATTGG AAAGTGGTCAAAAAGTTTCTTGATTTGGCATCGATCCACAACATTCCTTTATATCTTATTGATCCACTGGTTTTGGGACGGATGAATGAGAATATTCAGAATGAAAATCCCGACAGTAGGTTGAATTGCAAGTATTTGTGTATTCCCAGAGGGTTCACCACGTTTGCATTATTGGACAAATTTTGGAAAAATGAT GTGTTTCTGAAGAAAGAAGCTGAAGAGGAGGGTTTTCAATGGATGGAGTTGAGTGGTAAAGATCCACGACTAGCTGGAATGGGTGATCTCTCTGGTACAGAAATTCCATTGCACTGCATCTTTAAGCTACAGAATCATGCCATCCACTTGGTGGTATTTTATGAAAGGAGTGGCCATTTCCTATGGCATGGGCAACTGCGGCTCAAGCAAAATATGGATAAAAATTTTGTCCATTTCCGCAAGCTACATTTTGGACGTTACCCTGGAGCCTATAGCAA ACCTAATCTACACCTGGCTTCAATTGATGGACTACAAATCCAAGTTCCTAAGCAAATAGCCAACTTTCTAGAAGAGGTTTCacaatctaggtttgttgaaTGCAGATACAAGGAAGCAAGAATGTTTTATCAG GTGTACCCTGAGGACACATCACAAGATgctatggaatttaaaaaaaaggcaaaGGATTTGCTTCACCTGGCTGCCAAGACTTTGAATGGAGAGGAAGTGCCATTCTGGCTCAGCAGTGGAACATGCCTAG GATGGTTCAGacaatgcaatatcattccatacAGTAAAGATGTGGACTTGGGAATATTCATAAAGGATTATAAAGTTGATATTATCACAGCATTCCAGAGGGCAGGACTGCCACTGAAACATAAGTTTGGTAAA GAAGATGACAGCCTGGAGCTTTCTTTTCAGGCAGCAGATGTGAAATTAGATATATTCTTTTTCTATGAAGAGGATGATTACGTGTGGAACGGAGGAACCCAGGCGAAAACCGGCAAAAAATTCAA ATACATATTTCCTAAATTTACCTTGTGCTGGACTGAATTTCTGGAGCTGAAAGTGCAAGTCCCCTGTAAAACACTCCTATATGTGGAGGCAAACTATGGCAAGAACTGGGCAATCCCTATAAGCAATTGGGATTGGAAAAGTTCACCAGCTAATGTGCAAGAAAATGGAATTTGGCCTATCCAGGACTGGGATGAAGTCATCCAAATACATTGA
- the fktn gene encoding ribitol-5-phosphate transferase FKTN isoform X3: MEDSVHWKVVKKFLDLASIHNIPLYLIDPLVLGRMNENIQNENPDSRLNCKYLCIPRGFTTFALLDKFWKNDVFLKKEAEEEGFQWMELSGKDPRLAGMGDLSGTEIPLHCIFKLQNHAIHLVVFYERSGHFLWHGQLRLKQNMDKNFVHFRKLHFGRYPGAYSKPNLHLASIDGLQIQVPKQIANFLEEVSQSRFVECRYKEARMFYQVYPEDTSQDAMEFKKKAKDLLHLAAKTLNGEEVPFWLSSGTCLGWFRQCNIIPYSKDVDLGIFIKDYKVDIITAFQRAGLPLKHKFGKEDDSLELSFQAADVKLDIFFFYEEDDYVWNGGTQAKTGKKFKYIFPKFTLCWTEFLELKVQVPCKTLLYVEANYGKNWAIPISNWDWKSSPANVQENGIWPIQDWDEVIQIH, translated from the exons ATGGAAGATAGTGTGCATTGG AAAGTGGTCAAAAAGTTTCTTGATTTGGCATCGATCCACAACATTCCTTTATATCTTATTGATCCACTGGTTTTGGGACGGATGAATGAGAATATTCAGAATGAAAATCCCGACAGTAGGTTGAATTGCAAGTATTTGTGTATTCCCAGAGGGTTCACCACGTTTGCATTATTGGACAAATTTTGGAAAAATGAT GTGTTTCTGAAGAAAGAAGCTGAAGAGGAGGGTTTTCAATGGATGGAGTTGAGTGGTAAAGATCCACGACTAGCTGGAATGGGTGATCTCTCTGGTACAGAAATTCCATTGCACTGCATCTTTAAGCTACAGAATCATGCCATCCACTTGGTGGTATTTTATGAAAGGAGTGGCCATTTCCTATGGCATGGGCAACTGCGGCTCAAGCAAAATATGGATAAAAATTTTGTCCATTTCCGCAAGCTACATTTTGGACGTTACCCTGGAGCCTATAGCAA ACCTAATCTACACCTGGCTTCAATTGATGGACTACAAATCCAAGTTCCTAAGCAAATAGCCAACTTTCTAGAAGAGGTTTCacaatctaggtttgttgaaTGCAGATACAAGGAAGCAAGAATGTTTTATCAG GTGTACCCTGAGGACACATCACAAGATgctatggaatttaaaaaaaaggcaaaGGATTTGCTTCACCTGGCTGCCAAGACTTTGAATGGAGAGGAAGTGCCATTCTGGCTCAGCAGTGGAACATGCCTAG GATGGTTCAGacaatgcaatatcattccatacAGTAAAGATGTGGACTTGGGAATATTCATAAAGGATTATAAAGTTGATATTATCACAGCATTCCAGAGGGCAGGACTGCCACTGAAACATAAGTTTGGTAAA GAAGATGACAGCCTGGAGCTTTCTTTTCAGGCAGCAGATGTGAAATTAGATATATTCTTTTTCTATGAAGAGGATGATTACGTGTGGAACGGAGGAACCCAGGCGAAAACCGGCAAAAAATTCAA ATACATATTTCCTAAATTTACCTTGTGCTGGACTGAATTTCTGGAGCTGAAAGTGCAAGTCCCCTGTAAAACACTCCTATATGTGGAGGCAAACTATGGCAAGAACTGGGCAATCCCTATAAGCAATTGGGATTGGAAAAGTTCACCAGCTAATGTGCAAGAAAATGGAATTTGGCCTATCCAGGACTGGGATGAAGTCATCCAAATACATTGA